The following proteins come from a genomic window of Mycolicibacterium rufum:
- a CDS encoding LLM class flavin-dependent oxidoreductase — protein MKISLFYEFPLPRPWSDDDEHQLFQHGLDEVELADKAGFSTVWLTEHHFLEEYCHSTAPEMFLAAASQRTENIRLGFGVMHLPPPINHPARIAERVATLDHLSNGRVEFGTGEGSSVAELGGFAIDPADKRAQWEEALEVSIRCMTEAPFTGFKGEHVEMPARNVIPKPLQSPHPPVWVACTRPSSVQMAAQKAIGALSFAYTGPEALKERVDGYYREFEEQGTPVTPAINPNLLAIGGDLSMMVAKTDEQALQRLGIGGGFFSFGIMHYYLTGMHTPGRTGVWELYEQAVKDDPTLAYGPGRGAIGSPDTVREFLRGYERSGVDEIILLLNPRSHEGTMESIEIMGREILPEFIERDEKAVRDKARRLEPVIEKVEARRQPSEAPMFDETYAFGGLPTGRGGKFTAGEIPEAMAEINEGRVKAAQAEKDAKAAKEPASRA, from the coding sequence GTGAAGATTTCCCTGTTCTACGAATTCCCGCTGCCCCGACCGTGGTCCGACGACGACGAGCACCAGCTGTTCCAGCACGGGCTCGACGAGGTGGAGCTCGCCGACAAGGCGGGCTTCTCGACGGTCTGGCTCACCGAGCACCACTTCCTCGAGGAGTACTGCCATTCCACCGCCCCGGAGATGTTCCTCGCCGCCGCGAGCCAGCGCACTGAGAACATCCGCCTCGGCTTCGGCGTCATGCACCTCCCGCCGCCGATCAACCACCCGGCCCGCATCGCCGAGCGCGTCGCCACGCTCGACCACCTGTCCAACGGGCGCGTCGAGTTCGGCACGGGTGAGGGTTCGTCGGTCGCCGAACTCGGCGGCTTCGCCATCGATCCCGCCGACAAACGCGCGCAGTGGGAGGAGGCCCTGGAGGTCTCCATCCGCTGCATGACCGAGGCCCCGTTCACCGGCTTCAAGGGCGAACACGTCGAGATGCCGGCCCGCAACGTCATCCCCAAGCCGCTGCAGAGCCCGCACCCGCCGGTCTGGGTCGCCTGTACCCGTCCGTCCTCGGTGCAGATGGCCGCCCAGAAGGCCATCGGCGCCTTGAGTTTCGCCTACACCGGCCCTGAGGCGCTCAAGGAGCGGGTGGACGGCTACTACCGGGAGTTCGAGGAGCAGGGCACGCCCGTCACCCCGGCCATCAACCCCAATCTGCTCGCGATCGGCGGCGACCTGTCGATGATGGTCGCCAAGACCGACGAGCAGGCGCTCCAGCGGCTCGGCATCGGCGGGGGCTTCTTCTCGTTCGGGATCATGCACTACTACCTGACGGGCATGCACACCCCCGGACGCACCGGCGTCTGGGAGCTCTACGAGCAGGCGGTGAAGGATGACCCGACGCTGGCCTACGGTCCCGGCCGTGGCGCGATCGGCTCGCCCGACACGGTGCGTGAGTTCCTGCGCGGCTACGAGCGCAGCGGCGTCGACGAGATCATCCTGCTGCTCAACCCGCGCAGCCACGAGGGCACCATGGAATCCATCGAGATCATGGGCCGCGAGATCCTGCCCGAGTTCATCGAGCGCGACGAGAAGGCGGTCAGGGACAAGGCGCGACGGCTCGAACCGGTGATCGAGAAGGTCGAGGCGCGCCGGCAGCCCTCCGAGGCGCCGATGTTCGACGAGACCTACGCCTTCGGCGGTCTGCCCACCGGTCGCGGCGGCAAGTTCACCGCGGGCGAGATCCCCGAGGCGATGGCCGAGATCAACGAGGGCCGGGTGAAGGCCGCGCAGGCCGAGAAGGACGCGAAGGCGGCGAAGGAACCTGCGAGCAGAGCGTGA
- a CDS encoding coniferyl-alcohol dehydrogenase codes for MSALDELVRYDGRHAVVTGCASGIGAAVAEHLTALGARVTGLDLHPPAGTSPPAQFVRVDLADPEAVTAAAAAVDGEVDALFNVAGVSSGIGDAELVVRVNFLGTRQFTEALTDRMPVGASITNVSSLAASGYHENIPLTTGLLDTASVAEGVRWCAENPEALADGGYRLSKEAIILYGMRRVAELGARGIRINCTAPGVTETPILDQLRAAYGQRYLDSFTTPLGRVSDPEEQAAVLVFLGSRAASYITGQVVWADGGILAQRCATTMLDSVAAQGSR; via the coding sequence GTGAGTGCACTCGACGAACTGGTGCGCTACGACGGCAGGCACGCCGTCGTCACCGGTTGTGCCTCCGGAATCGGCGCCGCGGTGGCGGAGCACCTCACGGCGCTCGGTGCGCGCGTGACCGGACTCGATCTGCACCCTCCCGCGGGCACCTCTCCGCCGGCGCAGTTCGTTCGCGTCGACCTCGCCGATCCCGAGGCGGTGACCGCAGCGGCGGCCGCCGTCGACGGCGAGGTGGATGCCTTGTTCAATGTCGCCGGAGTGTCGTCGGGCATCGGCGACGCGGAGTTGGTGGTGCGGGTCAACTTCCTCGGCACGAGGCAGTTCACCGAAGCGCTCACCGACCGGATGCCCGTCGGCGCGTCGATCACCAACGTATCGTCCCTGGCGGCGTCGGGCTACCACGAGAACATCCCTCTCACAACGGGTCTGCTCGACACCGCGTCCGTGGCCGAGGGTGTGCGCTGGTGCGCCGAGAACCCCGAGGCGCTGGCCGACGGTGGCTACCGCCTGTCCAAGGAGGCGATCATCCTCTACGGCATGCGGCGGGTGGCCGAGCTGGGTGCCCGGGGCATCAGGATCAACTGCACCGCGCCCGGGGTCACCGAGACACCGATCCTCGACCAGTTGCGCGCGGCGTACGGCCAGCGCTACCTGGACTCCTTCACCACGCCGCTCGGACGGGTCTCCGACCCGGAGGAACAGGCTGCGGTGCTGGTCTTCCTCGGCAGTCGGGCCGCCAGTTACATCACCGGACAGGTGGTGTGGGCCGACGGCGGCATTCTTGCCCAGCGATGCGCGACCACGATGCTCGACAGCGTTGCGGCGCAGGGGAGTCGATGA
- a CDS encoding cyclase family protein, with product MADDMGLFREAAEDVRNWGRWGPDDELGTLNFITTDKVTEAAGLVRQGKVISLGGDFSAGGPQGAFKFRQNPVHVMTVDGGDAATLVEYGPQWLRNAVAADVSAFFADNPFRFNDDLIVMPLQAATQWDALSHVYYEDTLYNGFRADSVTSFGAFHLGIEKVAGKGITSRGVLLDVVAHRGVDTFCAPGAPITPAELDEIAARQNVEIRSGDIVVVHTGWWTRFLTTGDGSEPGSGLHWTCARWLHQHEVAAVAADNLMVEDPDPSHGIEGTFLPMHMLCLRDMGLMLGEYWDLGPLAADCAADGIYEFQLVAPPLKVVGAVGAPVSPIAIK from the coding sequence ATGGCCGACGACATGGGACTGTTTCGCGAAGCGGCCGAGGATGTGCGCAACTGGGGCCGCTGGGGACCTGACGATGAGCTCGGCACGCTGAATTTCATCACCACCGACAAGGTCACCGAAGCGGCCGGGTTGGTCCGGCAGGGCAAGGTGATCTCCCTCGGTGGCGACTTCAGCGCCGGTGGGCCGCAGGGCGCCTTCAAGTTCCGGCAGAACCCCGTGCACGTGATGACCGTCGACGGCGGCGACGCCGCCACCCTCGTCGAGTACGGGCCGCAGTGGCTGCGCAACGCGGTGGCCGCCGACGTGAGTGCGTTCTTCGCCGACAACCCGTTCCGCTTCAACGACGACCTCATCGTGATGCCGCTGCAGGCCGCGACGCAGTGGGACGCGCTCTCGCACGTGTACTACGAGGACACGCTCTACAACGGCTTCCGGGCGGACTCGGTCACCAGCTTCGGGGCGTTCCACCTGGGCATCGAAAAGGTCGCCGGCAAGGGCATCACCTCCCGCGGGGTGCTGCTCGACGTGGTCGCGCACCGTGGTGTCGACACGTTCTGCGCGCCCGGCGCACCCATCACCCCCGCCGAACTCGACGAGATCGCCGCCCGGCAGAACGTCGAGATCCGGTCCGGCGACATCGTCGTCGTCCACACCGGGTGGTGGACCCGGTTCCTGACCACGGGAGACGGAAGCGAACCCGGCTCCGGGCTGCACTGGACCTGTGCGCGGTGGTTGCACCAGCACGAGGTCGCCGCCGTCGCCGCCGACAACCTGATGGTCGAAGACCCCGACCCGTCCCACGGCATCGAGGGCACCTTCCTGCCGATGCACATGCTGTGTCTGCGGGACATGGGCCTGATGCTCGGCGAGTACTGGGATCTCGGCCCGCTCGCCGCCGACTGTGCCGCCGACGGCATCTACGAATTCCAGCTCGTCGCACCGCCGTTGAAGGTGGTCGGAGCGGTCGGCGCCCCCGTCAGCCCGATCGCGATCAAGTGA
- a CDS encoding NADPH-dependent FMN reductase encodes MTVHASSDRPFIVGLGGTLRANSSTERALRHCLAAVERQGGRTRLFAADELDLPMYAPHELERTPRALDLVKALRDADAVVVGSPGYHGAVSGLVKNALDYIEDLREDPRVYLDNTPWGCISCAYGWQAAVGTLTQLRSIGHALRAWPTPLGVAINSAEPVWDSSGGLADTDQGRAVANQLDLLATQVLAFARTSRVNA; translated from the coding sequence GTGACCGTGCACGCATCCAGTGATCGACCCTTCATCGTCGGTCTCGGCGGAACCCTGCGCGCGAACTCGTCGACCGAGCGGGCGCTGCGGCACTGCCTGGCCGCGGTGGAACGCCAGGGCGGCCGGACCCGCCTGTTCGCCGCCGACGAACTCGACCTGCCGATGTACGCCCCGCACGAACTGGAGCGCACGCCGCGGGCGCTGGACCTGGTGAAGGCACTGCGCGACGCGGACGCGGTGGTCGTCGGATCGCCGGGCTACCACGGCGCCGTGTCGGGTCTGGTGAAGAACGCCCTCGACTACATCGAGGACCTCCGCGAGGATCCGCGGGTGTATCTCGACAACACTCCGTGGGGGTGCATCAGCTGCGCCTACGGATGGCAGGCCGCGGTCGGCACACTGACGCAACTACGCAGCATCGGCCACGCCCTGCGCGCCTGGCCGACACCGCTGGGCGTGGCCATCAACTCCGCAGAGCCCGTGTGGGACTCCTCGGGCGGCCTCGCCGACACCGACCAGGGTAGGGCCGTCGCCAACCAGCTCGACCTGCTGGCCACCCAGGTGCTGGCGTTCGCCCGGACGAGCAGGGTGAACGCGTGA
- a CDS encoding alpha/beta fold hydrolase has translation MTGRHTVLVDGLPTSYLEAGQGDPVVLLHGGEFGADACLAWEHTIGALAQRYRVLAPDMLGFGGSAKVVDFTDGRGMRIRHIARFCAVMGVDSAHFVGNSMGAVNLLVDMTSESPLLPVRSLVALCGGGEIQRNEHVSALYDYDATLEGMRRIVAALFSAPSYPADEDYVRRRYESSIAPGAWESLAAARFRRPGLPAPAAPNSARAYYRIAVPTLVVEGGGDKLLPPGWAAEIAAQIDGGRSAVVDGAGHCPQIEQPAAVNALLSEFFAGVPPRRNPGGELR, from the coding sequence GTGACCGGTCGGCACACGGTGCTGGTCGACGGTCTGCCCACCAGTTATCTCGAGGCGGGCCAGGGTGACCCGGTGGTCCTGCTGCACGGCGGGGAGTTCGGCGCCGACGCGTGCCTGGCGTGGGAGCACACCATCGGGGCGCTCGCGCAGCGGTATCGGGTGCTCGCCCCAGACATGCTCGGCTTCGGAGGATCGGCCAAGGTCGTCGACTTCACCGACGGCCGCGGCATGCGGATCCGCCACATCGCGCGCTTCTGCGCGGTGATGGGGGTGGATTCAGCGCACTTCGTGGGCAATTCGATGGGGGCGGTGAACCTGCTCGTCGACATGACCTCGGAGTCGCCGCTGCTCCCGGTGCGCAGCCTCGTGGCCCTCTGCGGCGGCGGGGAGATCCAGCGCAACGAACACGTCAGCGCGCTCTACGACTATGACGCGACACTCGAGGGTATGCGCCGCATCGTCGCGGCTCTGTTCTCCGCGCCTTCCTATCCCGCCGACGAGGACTACGTCCGGCGCCGGTACGAATCCAGCATCGCCCCCGGTGCGTGGGAGTCGCTGGCCGCGGCCCGATTCCGTCGTCCCGGACTCCCTGCCCCCGCCGCCCCGAACAGTGCCCGGGCGTATTACCGCATCGCCGTGCCGACGCTCGTGGTGGAGGGCGGCGGCGACAAGCTGCTCCCACCGGGCTGGGCCGCCGAGATCGCCGCGCAGATCGATGGCGGCCGGTCCGCGGTGGTCGACGGTGCCGGGCACTGCCCGCAGATCGAGCAACCCGCGGCCGTCAATGCGCTGCTGTCGGAGTTCTTCGCGGGGGTACCGCCGCGCCGAAACCCAGGGGGAGAGCTCAGATGA
- a CDS encoding SDR family NAD(P)-dependent oxidoreductase, with the protein MTELAGKVAIVTGASSGIGRGIAERFVAEGAAVVVADVRDDEGQALTAELNAGGGTARFRHTDVGDQAAVRELVETTVATFGGLHVMVNNAGISSPLKKGLFHEDLEEFDRVMRVNLLGVMAGTRDAARHMAEHGGGSVINLGSIGGIQAGGGVSTYRASKAAIIHFTKCAAIELAHYEVRVNCIAPGNIPTPILASSATDEDRERLERFEARIRAQMRDDRPLKREGTAADVAEAALYLATDRSRYVTGVVLPVDGGTVAGKVIPRKPPPGTTPS; encoded by the coding sequence ATGACGGAACTGGCAGGCAAGGTCGCGATCGTCACCGGGGCGTCGTCGGGGATCGGGCGCGGTATCGCCGAGCGGTTCGTCGCCGAGGGGGCGGCCGTCGTCGTCGCCGACGTCCGCGACGACGAGGGGCAAGCGCTTACCGCCGAGCTGAACGCCGGCGGCGGCACCGCCCGATTCCGGCACACCGACGTCGGGGACCAGGCCGCGGTCCGCGAACTCGTCGAGACGACCGTCGCCACCTTCGGGGGGCTGCACGTGATGGTCAACAACGCCGGCATCTCGAGCCCGCTGAAGAAGGGCCTCTTCCACGAGGATCTCGAGGAGTTCGACCGCGTCATGCGCGTCAACCTGCTCGGTGTCATGGCGGGCACCCGCGACGCGGCACGACACATGGCCGAGCACGGCGGCGGTTCGGTGATCAACCTCGGATCGATCGGCGGTATCCAGGCCGGCGGCGGCGTGTCGACCTACCGCGCGTCCAAGGCCGCCATCATCCACTTCACCAAGTGCGCGGCGATCGAGCTGGCGCACTACGAGGTCCGCGTCAACTGCATTGCGCCCGGCAACATCCCGACCCCGATCCTGGCGTCCTCGGCGACCGACGAGGACCGTGAACGTCTCGAGCGGTTCGAGGCGCGGATCCGCGCGCAGATGCGCGACGACCGTCCGCTCAAGCGGGAGGGCACCGCGGCCGATGTCGCGGAGGCCGCCCTCTACCTCGCCACCGACCGGTCCCGGTACGTGACGGGTGTCGTGCTGCCCGTCGACGGCGGGACCGTCGCGGGAAAGGTAATCCCGCGCAAGCCGCCTCCAGGAACCACGCCGTCGTGA
- a CDS encoding TetR/AcrR family transcriptional regulator — translation MTTARAVRADRASSTQEAILKAAERLYAEHGVFAVSNRQVSEAAGQGNNAAVGYHFGTKADLVRAIEHKHRGPIEELREQRVAAIGDSTDMRDWVAALVCPLTDHLAELGNPTWYARFAAQVMTDPAYHHMIVKDALSSPSLVQVLDGINGCLPDLPVEVRVERNIMGRNLLMHSCAERERLLAQGAPVARPSWQAAASGLIDAILGLWHAPVTEVP, via the coding sequence GTGACCACTGCGCGCGCCGTGCGTGCCGACCGGGCGTCGAGCACGCAAGAGGCGATCCTGAAGGCGGCCGAACGTCTCTACGCCGAGCACGGGGTGTTCGCCGTGTCCAACCGGCAGGTCAGTGAGGCGGCCGGCCAGGGCAACAACGCCGCCGTGGGATATCACTTCGGCACCAAGGCCGATCTGGTGCGTGCCATCGAACACAAGCACCGAGGGCCGATCGAGGAACTGCGCGAGCAGCGCGTCGCGGCCATCGGCGACTCCACCGACATGCGCGACTGGGTCGCGGCCCTGGTGTGCCCGTTGACCGATCACCTTGCCGAACTGGGGAATCCGACGTGGTATGCGCGGTTCGCCGCGCAGGTGATGACCGATCCCGCCTACCACCACATGATCGTCAAGGACGCACTGTCCTCGCCGTCGCTGGTGCAGGTGCTCGACGGCATCAACGGGTGCCTGCCCGATCTGCCGGTCGAGGTTCGCGTCGAGCGCAACATCATGGGCCGCAACCTGCTCATGCACAGCTGCGCCGAACGTGAGCGGCTGCTCGCCCAGGGTGCCCCCGTCGCCCGCCCGTCGTGGCAGGCGGCCGCGTCGGGACTCATCGACGCGATCCTCGGACTGTGGCACGCGCCGGTGACGGAGGTGCCCTGA
- a CDS encoding ferredoxin — MKVTVDQDRCVSSGECVLNAGEVFDQRDDDGVVELLIPEPGPEHREQTRKAAAACPALAIHVEEQA; from the coding sequence GTGAAGGTGACCGTCGACCAGGACCGTTGTGTGTCCTCGGGGGAGTGCGTGCTCAACGCCGGTGAAGTCTTCGACCAGCGTGACGACGACGGCGTCGTCGAACTGCTGATCCCCGAGCCGGGACCCGAACACCGAGAACAGACCCGCAAGGCCGCGGCCGCGTGCCCCGCCCTGGCCATCCACGTCGAGGAGCAAGCATGA
- a CDS encoding cytochrome P450, producing MTETLTEDAVSAAPEYPMERAVSCPFAPPEAMLEMNRAAPLSRVRIWNGSTPWLITGHEVARALFADSRVSVDDRRDGFPHWNEHMLATVDKRPRSVFTSDAEEHTRFRRMLSKPFTFRRVEALRPVIQQVTDECIDAILAGPQPADMVADLALPVPTRVISDMLGVPYADHEFFQEHANAGLARYAAADAMQKGAMSLHQYLINLVEEKQAHPAEDAVSDLAERVTAGEISVKEAAQLGTGLLIAGHETTANMIGIGILALLENPEQAAQLRDSDDPAFIANAVEELMRYLSIIQNGQRRVAIEDIEIAGQTIRAGEGIIIDLAPANWDAAAFPEPEKLDFGRDAGQQLGFGYGRHQCVGQQLARAELQIVFTTLLRRIPTLTLAIPFDDVPFKHDRLAYGVYELPVTW from the coding sequence ATGACGGAGACGCTGACCGAGGACGCGGTGTCGGCCGCTCCCGAGTACCCGATGGAGCGCGCGGTCAGTTGCCCGTTCGCGCCGCCGGAGGCGATGCTCGAGATGAACCGTGCCGCACCGCTGTCGCGGGTACGGATCTGGAACGGCAGCACGCCCTGGCTCATCACCGGACACGAGGTCGCCAGGGCGCTGTTCGCCGACTCCCGGGTCAGCGTCGACGACCGGCGGGACGGCTTCCCGCACTGGAACGAGCACATGCTCGCGACCGTCGACAAGCGGCCCCGGTCGGTGTTCACCTCCGATGCCGAGGAACACACCCGATTTCGACGAATGCTGTCCAAACCGTTCACCTTTCGGCGCGTCGAAGCGCTGCGCCCGGTGATCCAGCAGGTCACCGACGAGTGCATCGACGCGATCCTGGCAGGACCGCAGCCCGCCGACATGGTCGCCGACCTGGCGCTGCCCGTCCCCACCCGGGTGATCAGCGACATGCTCGGGGTGCCCTACGCCGATCACGAGTTCTTCCAGGAGCATGCCAACGCCGGGCTCGCGCGCTACGCGGCGGCCGACGCCATGCAGAAGGGCGCGATGAGTCTGCACCAGTACCTGATCAACCTGGTGGAGGAGAAGCAGGCCCATCCCGCCGAGGACGCCGTGTCCGATCTCGCCGAGCGCGTCACCGCAGGCGAGATCAGCGTCAAAGAGGCCGCGCAATTGGGCACCGGGTTGCTGATCGCGGGCCACGAGACCACGGCGAACATGATCGGCATCGGCATCCTCGCGCTGCTGGAGAACCCGGAACAGGCAGCGCAGCTGCGTGATTCGGACGATCCTGCGTTCATCGCGAACGCGGTCGAAGAGCTGATGCGCTACCTGTCGATCATCCAGAACGGCCAGCGGCGGGTGGCGATCGAGGACATCGAGATCGCCGGCCAGACGATCAGGGCGGGGGAGGGCATCATCATCGACCTCGCGCCGGCCAACTGGGACGCCGCCGCCTTCCCCGAGCCCGAGAAGCTCGACTTCGGCCGGGACGCCGGTCAACAGCTCGGTTTCGGCTACGGCAGGCATCAGTGCGTCGGGCAACAGCTCGCCCGCGCGGAACTGCAGATCGTGTTCACCACCCTGCTGCGCCGCATCCCGACCTTGACGCTCGCCATTCCGTTCGACGACGTGCCGTTCAAGCACGACCGCCTCGCCTACGGCGTCTACGAACTACCGGTGACCTGGTAG
- a CDS encoding amidohydrolase family protein encodes MSTPVATLYPAEGFGAPKNRHGHFPGDGLAGLPKDTVIFSADNHISVADDIFYERFPEELKGAAPRIWYEDGAYMVGMKGKAWTGGDFGRVLMQYDDLAGAASNNIAARIRQLKEDGIDKELAFPNAVLALFHYPDKALRERVFRIYNEHIADLQEQSNGHFYGVGLINWWDPKGTRSTLEELKALGLKTFLLPLNPGKDDDGNIYDYGSTGMDAVWDEIEAAGLPVSHHIGETPPKTPCQNNSVVVGMMVNVDSFREQFAKYVFSGILDRHPALKIGWFEGGIAWVPTALQDAEHMLASYRHMFNHELQHPVRHYWADHMSASFMVDPLGLALIDRIGVDNVMWSSDYPHNESTFGYSEKSLASVVDAVGAEAAVKIVSSNVQKYLGI; translated from the coding sequence ATGTCCACACCAGTAGCCACGCTCTACCCGGCCGAAGGCTTCGGTGCCCCCAAGAACCGGCACGGCCATTTCCCGGGGGACGGCTTGGCCGGCCTTCCCAAAGACACGGTGATCTTCTCGGCGGACAACCACATCTCGGTTGCCGACGACATCTTCTACGAGCGCTTCCCCGAGGAACTCAAGGGCGCCGCGCCTCGGATCTGGTACGAGGACGGCGCCTACATGGTCGGCATGAAGGGCAAGGCCTGGACCGGGGGCGACTTCGGCCGCGTCCTGATGCAGTACGACGATCTCGCCGGCGCCGCGTCGAACAACATCGCCGCACGCATCCGGCAGCTCAAGGAAGACGGCATCGACAAGGAACTGGCGTTCCCCAACGCCGTGCTGGCACTGTTCCACTACCCGGACAAAGCTCTGCGCGAGCGCGTCTTCCGGATCTACAACGAGCACATCGCCGATCTGCAGGAGCAATCGAACGGGCATTTCTACGGTGTCGGCCTGATCAACTGGTGGGACCCCAAGGGCACCCGCAGCACGCTGGAGGAGCTGAAGGCGCTGGGGCTGAAGACGTTTCTGCTGCCGCTGAACCCCGGCAAGGACGACGACGGCAACATCTACGACTACGGCAGCACCGGCATGGACGCCGTGTGGGACGAGATCGAGGCGGCCGGACTGCCGGTGAGCCATCACATCGGCGAGACGCCGCCCAAGACACCGTGCCAGAACAACAGCGTCGTGGTCGGCATGATGGTCAACGTCGACTCGTTCCGCGAGCAGTTCGCCAAGTACGTGTTCTCCGGGATCCTCGACCGCCATCCCGCCCTGAAGATCGGCTGGTTCGAAGGCGGCATCGCCTGGGTGCCGACCGCCCTGCAGGACGCCGAGCACATGCTGGCCTCCTACCGGCACATGTTCAATCACGAATTGCAGCACCCGGTCAGGCACTACTGGGCCGATCACATGAGCGCATCGTTCATGGTGGACCCCCTCGGGCTGGCGCTGATCGACCGCATCGGCGTCGACAACGTGATGTGGTCGTCGGACTACCCCCACAACGAGAGCACGTTCGGCTACTCGGAGAAATCGCTGGCGTCCGTGGTGGACGCCGTCGGCGCGGAGGCCGCGGTGAAGATCGTCAGCTCGAACGTGCAGAAGTATCTGGGTATCTGA
- a CDS encoding M24 family metallopeptidase, translating into MTTSTHSGVTQIARTGYTWLDIPAEPDFARMRREVGARLQAAMTDQGVDALVLLGNGNVIYATGISWPLADAGLSHVERPVAVVLAGDEHPHLFLPFREGAVMDSDLPDDHVHGPVYLEFDEGVAAFGTALTALIPAGATVATDELTGAMRRAGTALFPSAPVDAAPVIGAAKLVKTIDQIACVRRACQITEHAVAELQKSLAPGARQIDLSAEFVRRTFELGATTNMFDSVWQVMPTSKAAGTWTTTGDLALPLLTTERELAQGDVLWTDVSIAYHGYCSDHGRTWIVGQDPTPAQQRQFDAWSRIVDGVLAVTRAGATCGDLGRAAIAAAGGEKPWLPHFYLGHGIGTSAAEMPMIGTDLGQDWDDNFVFPAGMLLVFEPVVWEDGTGGYRGEEIVVVTEGGWMPLTAYPYDPYEVSGGN; encoded by the coding sequence ATGACCACGTCTACTCATTCCGGCGTCACTCAGATCGCCCGGACCGGGTACACGTGGTTGGACATCCCCGCCGAGCCGGACTTCGCCCGGATGCGCCGAGAGGTCGGTGCCCGTCTGCAGGCCGCGATGACCGACCAGGGCGTGGATGCCCTGGTGCTGCTGGGCAACGGCAACGTCATCTATGCCACCGGGATCAGCTGGCCGCTGGCAGACGCGGGGTTGTCACATGTCGAGCGGCCGGTCGCGGTCGTGCTGGCCGGCGATGAGCACCCGCATCTGTTCCTGCCCTTCCGTGAGGGCGCGGTGATGGACTCGGACCTGCCCGATGATCACGTTCACGGACCGGTCTATCTCGAGTTCGACGAAGGCGTCGCCGCATTCGGCACCGCTCTGACGGCGCTGATCCCGGCGGGTGCCACGGTCGCGACCGACGAGCTCACCGGGGCGATGCGGCGGGCCGGCACCGCGCTGTTCCCGAGCGCACCGGTCGACGCCGCCCCGGTGATCGGTGCGGCGAAGCTGGTCAAGACGATCGACCAGATCGCCTGTGTCCGGCGCGCCTGTCAGATCACCGAACACGCCGTCGCCGAGCTCCAGAAGTCGCTCGCGCCCGGCGCACGTCAGATCGACCTGTCCGCCGAATTCGTGCGTCGCACCTTCGAACTCGGCGCCACCACCAACATGTTCGACTCGGTCTGGCAGGTCATGCCCACGTCGAAGGCCGCCGGGACCTGGACCACCACCGGTGATCTCGCGTTGCCGCTGCTGACCACCGAGCGTGAGCTGGCACAGGGTGACGTGCTGTGGACCGACGTGTCCATCGCCTACCACGGCTACTGCTCCGACCACGGGCGCACGTGGATCGTCGGTCAGGACCCGACGCCGGCTCAACAACGGCAGTTCGACGCGTGGAGCCGGATCGTCGACGGGGTGCTCGCGGTGACACGAGCCGGGGCCACCTGTGGTGATCTCGGCCGCGCGGCGATCGCGGCCGCCGGCGGAGAGAAGCCGTGGTTGCCGCATTTCTACCTGGGCCACGGTATCGGTACGAGCGCGGCCGAAATGCCCATGATCGGAACGGATCTCGGGCAGGACTGGGATGACAACTTCGTCTTCCCGGCCGGGATGTTGCTGGTGTTCGAACCGGTGGTGTGGGAGGACGGCACCGGCGGCTACCGCGGTGAGGAGATCGTGGTGGTCACCGAGGGCGGCTGGATGCCGCTGACCGCGTATCCCTACGACCCCTATGAGGTGTCCGGTGGGAACTGA